The Amycolatopsis endophytica genome includes the window ACACCGGCCAGCATCGACACCACCACGAGCATCGGGTGGTCGGTGCACGCCGAAATGGCCAGCGCGACCGCCGCGACCGCCCACAGCTGCAGCGTCACCCACAGCGCCGCCAGCGCGACCCGGCCGAGCGCGTCCACGAAGGACAACGTGTTGCCGGACAACGTGAACAGCGACCCGTTTCCGTTGATCACCAGCCCGGTGGCCATCGCGACCACGGCCATCAGCAACGTCGCGGCCAGCGTGAACGTGGCGACCCCCGACGCCTTCATCATCAGCAGCCTGCCCCGGCTGACCGGGGCGAGCATCAGCCCCCGCAAGGTGCCGAACGACGCTTCACCGGCGAGCGCGTCACCGGCCGAACTCGCCGCGATCAACGGCAGCAGCAGGTTCAGCGTGAAGCCGAGCGCGGCCAGCGGGAGGACCAGCGCGTTGCCAGCCGCGGCGGGAAGCAGCGAGTCGCCGCCTCCGCCGCCGCTGGGACCGCCCGCGCTGTCCCCCGCGATCGTCAGCCCGATGCCGATGATGACGGGGATCAGTGCCAGCAGACCCAGCACGATCAGGGTCCGCGGGCGGCGGAAGATCCACCGCAGTTCGGCGCGGTAGAGCCGGTGGAACGGCACACTCCACCGCTCCACCGGCGCCGCGTCCAGTGTCGCCGTCATGACGCCCCCTCGTCCACATCCCGCGGGCCCTCGATTTCGGAGTCCCGCTGGGTCAGCCGCGCGAACAGGTCCTCGAGCCCGGTGCGGGCGCGTTTCGCCTCGTGCACCGCGATTCCGGCACGCACCAGGGTTTCGATCACCTGCGGCGCGGTGGCCGCGGTCAGATCCGCGCGCACACCATCCGGTGTCAGGCGGCCCGCGATGCGGTTGTCCCGCAACGCCGTCAGCGCCCTTTCACTGTCCGGTGTGGACACTTCGAGCGACGGTGAGCCGGATTCCAGCAGCTCGTCCAGTTCGCCCTGCGCGACCACCGTGCCGTCGTGCAGCACCGCGACGTGCGTGCAGGTCGCTTCGACCTCGGCGAGCAGGTGCGAGGACACCAGCACCGTGACGCCCTCGGCGTGCAGCTCGGCGATGATCTTTCGGATCTCCCGGGTGCCTGCCGGGTCCAGTCCGTTCGTCGGCTCGTCGAGTACGACCATCCGCCGCGGCACGAGCAGCGCGGAGGCCAGCCCCATGCGCTGCTTCATGCCGAGCGAGTACCCCTTGTAACGGCGGTGCGCCGCGTGCGTCAGCCCGACCCGCTCCAGCGCGGTGTCCACCGCGCCCGGGATCGCGGCCGACGACAACCGCGGTTCGGCGAACGCGACCCGGCGCAGGTTCTCCCGTCCGGACAGGAACGGGTGGAAGCCCGGCCCCTCGACCAGCGCGCCGACGTGCGGCAGCGCGCGGCCCGCGGCGTCGGGCATCCGGTGACCGAGCAGTTCGACCTCGCCCTCGGTCGGGCGGACCAGGCCGAGCAGCATCCGGATCGTGGTGGTCTTGCCCGAGCCGTTCGGCCCGAGCATGCCCAGCACCGCGCCCTCCGGCACGTCCAGATCGACCTGGTCCACCGCGACCGCGGTCCGGTACACCTTGCGCAACCCCCTGGTTCGCGCCGCGAGCGCCGGACCCGCGGTGGGTGCCCCGGCCGGGGCACCCACCGACAGCGTCTCCGTCATTTCGCACCCAGCGCGTCGATGAGGACCTGCTCCGGCACGGCACCGGCGGCGAACCGGCCGTCGTCGGTGACCAGCGCGGTGACGACCTTGGTGGTGATCACGTAGCCGGTGCCGAACGCGCCGCTGACCGGCTTGCCGAACTGCGCCAGCAGGGCCTGCGGGTCGACGCTCTCCCCGCGGCCGTCCTGCTGCGGCTGGAGCGACTCGGCCGGGAAGGTTCCGGTGACGACGGTGTCCCAGCCGTCGCCGGTGGTCGTCAACGCGTCCTTGGCGGCCTCGCGGTCCGGCGTCTGCGCGGGCGCCTGCTCCTCGGTCACCTTCGCGCCCTGCGGCGGGGTGAACTGGAACTCGCTCGCGGGCTGCGGCGCGAACGCGATGTCGCTGAACGCCACCTGGAACGCGGGGTCGGCGGTGCCGTAGGTCATCACGGCCAGCCGCAGCGGGACCCGCTGCTCGGCGTCGACCGCGACGCGCACCTCACGCAGCAGCGTGCGCTCGGTCGGCTTCGGCGTCAGCACCATCTCGTAGGCCGCGCGGCCGGCGACGCGTGCCGTGCCCTCGACCGTCACCGTGCTGCTCTCCCGGACCTTCGCCAGCAGCTGCGTCGCGGCCGTGGCGGGGTCACTCACCTCGAACTCGCCGGACTGCTGCTGCAGCGCCTCGGCGGGCACCGTCAGTTTCGTCGCGGTGTTGTCGCTCGAGTCGTACGACCAGACCGTGTTCCCGTTGCGGACCACCGTCCGCTCGTTCGCGCCCTGCTCGACGGACAGTTTGCTGTTGCCGGCGCCGTCGCCCAGCACCCGCGCGCCGTCGATGTCGAGACTCGTGCCGTCCGGCAGGCTCGACACCGGCAGTCCCAGGTTGTTCTCGACGTCGACGGTGCCGTTCAGCGCCGGGGTCTTGGTGGTGAGCACCGACTGGACCAGTTCCTCGGCGCTGACCGGCGGCAGCTGCGGCGCTTCCCCCGCCGTCGCGGGCATCGCCAGCCAGGCGAGCCCGGCGACGCCCAGCGCGGAACCCGTGACCGCCGCGGTGATGGCCTTCGTCTTCGGCTGCATGTGTGTCTCCCTGTGTCGCGAGCACCAGTGTGCTCTTTCCCCGCCGTCAACACTCGCAACCGGCTCCTGAGATCGGCCTGAGATGCTGAGAGACCGCTGAGAGCGCGCGCCCGAGCAGGAAAAACCGGGCATGCTTGTCAACTGTGAACCCTCGGATCCTCGTGGTCGACGACGAGCCCGGTGTGCGGAAGGCGCTGCACCGCGGGCTGCGCGCGGAGGCCATGGACGTCGTCACCGCCCCGGACGGGCCCACCGGCCTGCGGCTGGCCCAGACCGGGTCGTTCGACGTGCTGCTGCTCGACATCATGCTGCCCGGCCTGTCCGGTTACCGGGTCCTGCAGGCGCTGCGCGCGCAGGGCGTCACGACGCCGGTCCTGCTGGTATCGGCCAAGGACGGCGAGGTCGACCAGGCCGACGGGCTCGATCTGGGCGCCGACGGGTACCTGGTCAAGCCGTTCTCCTTCGTCGTGCTGGTCGCGCAGATCCGCGCGGTGCTGCGCCGGGCCTCGGCCGAGGGGACGCGCGGGCCGCTGCGCATCGGCGGGCTCGTGGTCGACCGCGCGACCCGCGAGGTGCGCTGGAACGAGGATCCGGTCGCGTTGAGCCCGCGTGAGTTCAGCCTGCTCGAAGTGCTGGTCGGACGGGCCGGGACGGTGGTCACCAAGGACGAGCTGCTGCGCGCGGTGTGGGGCGACGAGCAGGCCGCGACCCGCAACGTGGTCGAGGTCTACGTCGGTTACGTGCGCCGCAAGCTCGACGCCGTCGGGGCGGGCGCGCTGGTGCGGACCGTGCGCGGACACGGCTACCTGGCCTCCGACGCGGCGCTGGACGAGGTCCTGCCCGGGTGAGGTTCGTCCGACGGTGGTGGGAGCGCCGGTCCATGCAGTTCCGGATCACGGTGCCTGCCGCCGCGGTCACGCTGGCGTTCCTGCTCGGTCTGGCGATCGTGGCCGGGCGGGGGCTCGGGCCGCTGCGGGACTCGTCGGTGGACACCGAGCTGACCGCAGCGCTGAACCCGGCGGCCGCCGTCGTCTCGGCCGGGCGGACGCCCGCGCAACCCGATGGGGTGACCCTGCGCGTGCTCGACACCGCCGGAACGCCTGTCGACGGCCGCGGGCCGACGGGGCTGGGGCCGGGTGACGTGCGTGCGCTCAAGGCTGGGCAGCAGGTCACGGTGTCGCGGATGCGGTGGCTGGGCTCGGTGGTGACCGCGCCGGACGGGCAACAGCGCCTCGTCGCGGCCGGGACCGGTCTGCTCGGACAGGACCTGACCGTCGAGAAGGCGGCGCGCTGGCTGCTCTTCGCGGCGGCCATCGGCGCGGTGCTCGCGGCCATCGCGACCTGGCTGGTGGTGCGGTTCGCGCTGCGGCGGGTGAGCCGGATGCGGCGGACGGTCCGGGCGTTGCCGACCGGGGAACGGCTGCCGTTGCCCGAGGCCGACGACGAGCTGCGCGCACTGGCCGCGGACTTCAACGCGCTGCTGTCGCGCCAAGAGGACATCAGCCGCAGGCTCCGGCGGTTCACCGGCGACGCCGCGCACGAGCTGCGGTCGCCGGTCGCGTCGATCCGCGTGCAGGCCGAGGTCGCGGTCGCCAACCCCGATCCGGAGCTGGCGCAGGAGACGCTGGCCGACATCCTCGAGGAGGCCGAGCGGCTCTCCGCGCTGCTGGACGGGCTGCTGACGCTGGCGCGCTCGGACGCCGGGGAACTTCCGCCCGCCGAAGCGGTCGAGCTGCTGACCGAGGCCCGCGCCGCCGCGGACCGGCTGCCGCCGGGATCGCCGCCCGTGCGTGTCACCGGTGTGGCCGGGCAGGTGTGGGCGCACGCGGCGCATTCCGAAGTGGAGCTGGTGCTGAACAACCTGCTGCGCAACGCGTGCCGGTACGCGTCCTCGCAGATCGTGGTTTCCGTGCTGCCGGGGCATTCGCGGGTGCGGCTGGTCGTCGACGACGACGGCCCCGGCATCCCGCCCGAGCACCGGGAGCGCGTGTTCGACCGGTTCTACCGGGTCGGCGACGACCGGGCGCGCACGTCCGGCGGGACCGGCCTCGGGCTGGCGATGGTCGCCGAGACGGTGCGGCGACGTGGCGGCGCGGTCTCGGTGGGCGAGTCCCCCGAGGGCGGCGCCCGCTTCCAGGTCGTGTGGCGCGCGAGCGGTAACGTCTCCGGTTCGTGAGAGTGATCGTGGGAGCGGCCATCGTGCGGGGCGCATCCCTGCTCGCCCAGCAACGCGCCTACCCGCGCGAAGTCGCCGGACTGTGGGAGCTGCCCGGCGGCCGTGTCGAACCGGGCGAGTCCGAAGTGGACGCCCTGCGGCGCGAGTGCGTCGAGGAGCTCGGCGTCGAGGTCTCGGTCGGCGCGCGGGTGGGGCCCGACGTGCCGCTGCGGGCCGGCCTCGTGCTCCGCGTGTTCGCCGCCGCCCTGACCGACGAGCGCGCGCGGCCCGAGGCGCTGGACCACAAGGCGCTGCGGTGGCTCGACGAGGAGGGCCTGGACGGCGTCGACTGGCTGCCTGCGGACCAGGAGCTGCTCCCGGCGCTGCGGCTGCTGCTGGCCCGATGAGGGTGTACACTCGACTGCTACGGGGGTACACGAGAGTGGGACAGCCATGGCGACGCATGGGACCAAGGACTACCGCCGCGACATGGCGGCGATCCACGAAGAGGTCGTCAGCACCGGTGAGGCGGCCATCATCACCAAGGACGGCAAGCCGTACGTGAAGGTCGTGCCCGTCGGTGAGGAAGACGTTCTCGCGGAACTGCGCCGCAGGGGCGACATCGTGTGGCCGACGGCGGTCCGCGTCGAAGTAGAGCCGATCCACGCGGGGGCCGACGACACGACGGACGTGATCGCGGGCAGCCGCCGGTGATCCTCGTCGCGGACGCATCCTTCGCCGCGAAGGTGCTCCTCGACGAGCAGGGCAGCGACATCGCCCGGTGGTGGTGGCGCAACGACGACGCCACCTGGCTCGCCCCGGCGATCATCGCGGCCGAGGTCGAGGCCGCGTTCGGCGTGCACCACCGGCGGCACCCGAAGGACTTCGGCGCGCAGCGGCGCAAGCTCGCCTCGACCACCTGGGCCGCGATGCTCGACGGGATCGTGCTGCACAAGCTGGACCGGACGGTGACGGACGAGGCCGTGCGCCTGATCCAGGACCACGGCCCACTGCGCGGCGCCGACGCCTGCTACATCGCCGTCGCGGTCCTGCTGGCGCGTGAGCCCGGCGTCGATGTGGTGCTCGGTTCGTTCGACCACCAGCAGCGACGAGCCGCCCTGGAGGCGGGTGTGCCGCTCACGAAACCACTGCCCTGAGCGGCCATCCCGCGCTAGGTGCCCGCCCCGATCAACCGCATGGCGGAGTTCAGCCGGTGCTCGCCGCGCTCCGCCGCACGCGCCGCGCCCGCCTTGCGGACCCGGTCCAGCTCGCCCGGGTCCGCCAGCAGCTCGGCAGTTCGTTCGCGGATCGGGCGCAGGGTCTCGATCACCGCGTCCGCCACGGCCTCCTTCAACGCTCCGTAAGACGAGAACTCCGTGGCCAGGTCGGCGGGGCGGGCGTCCCGGCAGCCGGCCAGGATGTCCAGCAGGTTCGCGACCCCGGAGCGCTCCTCCGGCGCGTATGCGACCTCCGTGAAGGCATCCGTCACGGCGCGCCGCACCTTGCGGCGGATCAGGTCGGGCTCGTCGAGCACGAACACCACGCCCGCCGCGTCCCGCGCCGATTTCGACATCTTCCGTGCCGGATCGGCCAGGTCGCGTACCCGCGCGCCGGTCGGCGGCAGCACCGGACGGGGCACCGTGAACACCTCGCCGTAGGCGCCGTTGAACCGCCGCGCCAGCGCTCGCGCCAGCTCGACGTGCTGGTTCTGGTCCTCGCCCACCGGAACCTCGTCCGCGCCCTGCAGCAGGATGTCCGCCGCCATCAGCACCGGGTAGGTCAGCAGGCTCAGCCGCACGCCCGCCTGTCCGCTGCCCTTCTCCTTGAACTGGATCATCCGCGCGGCCTCGCCGTAGCTGCAGGTGCACTCCAGGACCCAGGTCAGCGCACTCAGCTCGCGCGCCAGATCCGACTGCACGAACACCTGTTCGGCCGGGATCCCGGCCGCCACCAGCACGGCCAGCATCTCGCTCGTCCGCGCCCGCAGCCCGCCCGGGTTGTGGGTGGTCGTCATGGCGTGCAGGTCGGACACGAAGTAGAGGTCGCCGGGCCCGCCGTCGGAGGCCCAGCGCCGGATCGCGCCCAGGTGGTTGCCGAGGTGGGGGTGGCCGGACGGGGTGATCCCGGAGAGTCGCATCGTGAGTTCCTCGAGGTCGGTGGCCACCCCGCCACGGCCCCGGGAACGACGAAGGCCGCCTGCGCGGGCGGCCTTCGCGGGTGCTGGGTGTCAGCGCACGTCGGAGGAGCCGCCTGACGGCGGCCACCAGAACGTCACGATCGTGCGCATGCGGACAGCGTAGCACCCGCCCGAAAGCAATATTTCCATTACCTTCGGAAAAGCAATTCTTGAGAATGGTGTACTTCTGTCGCGCAAATTACAGGATCATGGCCGCGAAACATTTTCCGGGGGTCCTCGGCAGGTCTACCGTGAAGGTATGTACATCGTGCTGATCGACTACACGGCCCCGGTGGAAGAAGTCGACTACCACCTGGCCGACCACTCGAAATGGCTGGACCGGCACTTCCGGTCGGGCGAGTTCCTGACCGCGGGGCGGCGCACCCCGCATTCCGGTTGCGTGATCATCACTCGGCCGATGGCGCGAGTCAAACTCGAGGCGGTTCTGGCGTCGGACCCGCTACGGGAACACCATCTGGCCCACTACGAGATCGTCGAATTCGGCGCCACCCGGACGGCGCCCGAGTTGCGCCTCGTGAACGAAGCGCTCGCCGTCTAGGCAGCCTTCTTCAGGTCCGCCTTCGCCCGCTGCAGTGCGAGGACCGGGCACTTCTTGCAGCGCGGCTTCGACCGGCAGCACTTCTTCTTGACCTTGCCGGCCTTCATGAGCTTGCGGACCTTCTTGCGCGGGTCCGCGTCCTTCTTGCCCACGCCACCAACTCCACGACTCCGGGGCCCGCCCTCAGGTTAGGTGGACCTCAGCGTTCACCTACCGTGTCCCTGGTCACAACGTGGTACGGGGTATCCTGATGGGGATCGCGTATGCCAGAGCGGGCCCGCGATTCATCCCTTCGAAATGTTCAGGAGCCCTCGCGTGCCCACAGCCACCGCCGAGAAGGTCCGCACCGACCTGCGCAACGTCGCCATCGTCGCGCACGTCGACCACGGGAAGACCACCCTGGTCGACGCCATGCTGCGGCAGTCGGGCGCGTTCGCCGAACGCGCCGAACTCGTCGACCGCGTGATGGACTCGGGCGAGCTGGAACGTGAGAAGGGCATCACGATCCTCGCCAAGAACACCGCGATCCGCCGTCAGACCGACGAGGGCCCGATCACCATCAACGTGATCGACACGCCCGGCCACGCCGACTTCGGCGGCGAGGTCGAGCGCGGACTGGCCATGGTCGACGGCGTGGTCCTGCTGGTCGACGCCAGCGAGGGGCCGCTCCCGCAGACCCGGTTCGTGCTGCGCAAGACCCTGGAGGCCGGTCTGCCGGTCGTGCTCGTGGTCAACAAGGTCGACCGGCCGGACGCGCGTATCGCCGAGGTCGTCGAGGAGACCCACGACCTGCTGCTGGACCTCGCGGGTGACATCGAGGACGCCGATCTGGACGCGGTGCTCGACCTCCCGGTCGTCTACGCCTCCGCCCGCGCGGGCAAGGCCAGCCTGGAACAACCCGCCGACGGTGCGCTGCCGGACAGCGAGAACCTCGACCCGCTGTTCGAGACCCTGCTGCGGCACGTGCCGCCGCCGGTGGCCGATCCGGACAGCCCGCTGCAGGCACTGGTCACCAACCTCGACGCGTCGAACTTCCTCGGCCGCATCGCGCTCATCCGCATCCACGCGGGCAAGCTCCGCAAGGGCCAGACCGTCGCGTGGCTGCGCGAGGACGGCACCGTGCAGAACGTGCGGATCTCCGAGCTGCTGGTCACCGAGGCGCTGGAGCGTGTGCCCGCGCAGGAGGCCACGGCGGGTGATCTCGTCGCGATCGCGGGCATCCCCGACATCACCATCGGCGACACGCTGGCCGACACCGAGAATCCGGTGGCGCTGCCCCGGATCACCGTCGACGAGCCCGCCATCTCGATGACCATCGGTGTGAACACCTCGCCGATGGCCGGCCGCAACGGCGGCGACAAGGTCACCGCGCGCCTGGTCAAGGCCCGGCTGGACCAGGAGCTGATCGGTAACGTCTCGATCCGCGTGCTGCCCACCGAGCGCCCCGACACCTGGGAGGTGCAGGGCCGTGGCGAGCTGGCGCTGGCGATCCTGGTCGAGCAGATGCGCCGCGAGGGCTTCGAGCTGACCGTCGGCAAGCCGCAGGTGGTCACGCGGACCATCGACGGCAAGCTGCACGAGCCGTTCGAGCGCCTCACCCTGGACATCCCGGAGGAGCACCTGGGCGCGGTCACGCAGCTGCTCGCCGCGCGCAAGGGCCGCATGGAGGACATGGGCGGGCACGGCACCGGCCGGATCAAGCTCGAGTTCGTGCTCCCCGCGCGTGGCCTGATCGGGTTCCGGACGGACTTCCTGACCGAGACCCGCGGCACCGGCATCGCCAACCACGTGTTCGAGGGCTACCACCCGTGGGCGGGCGAGATCCGCACCCGGCACAGCGGCTCGCTGGTCGCCGACCGGTCCGGTCCGGTCACCTCCTACGCGATGATCCAGCTCGCCGACCGCGGCACGTTCTTCGTCGAGCCGGGTGCCGAGGTGTACGAGGGCATGGTCGTGGGCGAGAACCCGCGCGCCGAGGACCTCGACATCAACATCACCAAGGAGAAGAAGCTCACCAACATGCGTTCGTCCACCGGTGACGAGCTGGAGCGCCTGGCGCGCCCGCGCAAGCTGGGCCTGGAGGAGGCGCTGGAGTTCTGCGCCGCCGACGAGTGCGTCGAGGTCGCGCCGAACGCGGTGCGTGTGCGGAAGGTGACGCTGGAAATCACCCAGCGTGCCAAGGAGCGCTCGCGGGCCAAGTCGCGCGGCTGACCTTCTCGCGACCGGGGGGACGTCCATCACGGTGGGCGTCCCCTTTGTTCTGCCCAGCTGGAACCCGGCCACGCTTCGCGACGTCAACCCTTTGGCGGTACCTGATCCGGTGACGGCGGGTTCTCGCCGGTCTGGCAATCTCGGTGTCGCGGCTACAGGCCTTGTGACACCATCATGGGCTCATCAGGGGAGGCAGTGTGCGGAAGAGCGGTATCGCGGCGGCACTGGTCACGGTGCTGCTGACCGCGCTGGCCTGCACCAACACCCCGCCACCGCCGGTCGTGACCTCACCGGTGGCCCAGTCGTCGACTGCCGCGGTGCCGACGGCGTCGCAGATCGTCATCGGCGTCGACGACATCACCGGCGGCTACAACCCGCACAACCTCGCCGACCAGTCCACGATCACCACGGCCCTGTCGCAGCTGCTGCTGCCGTCGGTGTTCCGGCCGAACGACGAGGGAACCTACGAGCTGGACCCGACGCTGATGCGCTCGGCCGAGGTCACCTCGACCGACCCGTTCACGGTCACCTACCAGATCCGGCAGGACGCCTCGTGGTCCGACGGCGCGCCGATCGCGGTGGAGGATTTCGTCTACCTCGCCGACGCGATGCGTGACCAGCCCGGTGTCGTGCAGCCCGCCGGGTACCGGCTGATCAGCAGTATCCAGCCCAGCGAGGGCGGCAAGGGTGTGCAGGTCCAGTTCTCGGAGCCGTACCCGGGCTGGCAGACGCTGTTTTCGAACCTCCTGCCGCAGCACCTGCTCAAGGACGCACCCGGCGGCTGGCAGGGCGCGCTGCAGGACAGTTTCCCCGCCTACGGTGGCCCGTTCTCGATCAAGACGCGGGACAACGCGCGTGGCGAGATCATCCTGGAGCGCAACGAGCGGTACTGGGACAAACCGGCGGCGGTCGACCAGCTGGTGCTGCGCCGGTCGGACGCCACGGGCCTGGCCGGCGCGCTGCGCAGCGGCAATGACCAGTTCGTTCTGTCGCGGACGGACAGCGCCGGTCTGAACCAGTTGCAGGCGCTCGGGCCTTCGGTGCAGCTGCAGACCGTGGCGAGCCCACGCGTGGCCGAGGTGCTGCTGCGCCCGGCGAACGGCGCGCTGGTCGATGATCAGGTCCGCGAGGCCGTGTCGGCGCTGGTGGACCGCAACAAGCTGATCGACGAGGGCGCCGGCGGTGGACCGTCGGCCGGCCTGCGGGCCGAGGCGCAGGTGCTGCCCCCTTCGGCGGACGGGTACGCGCCGACGATTCCGGCGGGCTACGGCGTGCCGGACCCGGCGAAGGCGGAGTCGTTGCTGACCGGTGCGGGTTATGTGAAGGAAGCGGGTATCTGGCGCAAGGACGGCAAGGCGCTCACGCTCGTCGTGGCGTCGCCAGGGCAGCAGGAGCCGTACGCGAGCATGGCGAAGGAACTGAGCAACCAGCTCGTCGCGGCGGGCATCCAGGTGAACACGCTCAACCCGCAGCCGCGTGACCTGTTCGCCAACCTGCTGGCGTTGCCGGTGAGCCAGGGCACGCAGGCGTCGGCGGGCAACGCGGGCGCTGTCGGCGTCGACATCGCAGTGGTCCCGCTCCCGGCCGGTGGCGACGCGGCAACCGTGCTCGCCTCCCGCTTCGGTTGCCGACCCGGCCAGTCGACCCCGTCGTCGAACGTGGCGGTCATCCCGGCCAACCCGACAGCCGTCTGCGACGAGAACCTGCAGACGACGATCGACGAGGCATTGACCGGAACGAAGCCGATGGCGGACGCACTGGCGGAACTGGAGCCCGAGTTGTGGGCCCAGCACACGGCCATCCCGCTGTTCCAGCTGGCCGACACCCTGGCGACGGGGCAGGGAATCTCCGGCATGACCGCCGGGCCCCCTCTGCTGGGCCCCTTCGGCAACGCCGTGAACTGGACCCGCAGCGGCCGCTAGCCCCTCTCCCCGGCGCACGGGAACGCAGATTTCGCGCGCACGTTCGGCGAGTCCCACACTCACGCACCAAACCGCCACCCGGCAACGCAACCCGCCCACCCCCCGAGCCACCCCTCTCCCGCAACCCGATCCCCCGCCAGAGACAATGAAAGATCGGGTTCGGGAGGGACAACGCCGGCGCGAAGCGCTCGGCCCGGGGCGTAGCGAAGCGAAGCCCGGCGCAGTAGATACGCGCGTAGCGCAAAGCCGCGCGCAGCGCCCAGCCGCGTAACGCAAAACCCGTGCACAGAAAGGGCCTCCAGCTCGAAAGCCGGAGGCCCTTCCGCGATGTCGAAAATCAGATCAACTGCCTCGCCTGTGCGTAGTGGCAGGCGGAAGGATGTCCCTGCCCCCGGTCGACGAGCAGCGGCTCCTCGTCCACGCACTTGGTCCGCTCCGCGTCCGTCAGCTCGTTGGCGAACTTCGGGCACCGGGTCCGGAACCGGCACCCGCTGGGCGGGTTGGCCGGGCTGGGCACGTCGCCGGTGATGACGATGCGCTCCCGTGACCGTTCCTTGCGCGGGTCCGGCACCGGGATGGCCGAGATCAGCGCCTGCGTGTACGGGTGGGCGGGGTTCTCGAACAGCTCCTCGGACGGCGCCGTCTCCACGATCTTGCCCAGGTACATCACGGCGATCCGGTTGGCGATGTGCCGGACCACGGACAGGTCGTGCGAGACGAACAGGTACGACAGCCCGAACTCCGCCTGCAGGTCCTGCAGCAGGTTGAGCACACCGGCCTGAATGGACACGTCCAGCGCCGACACCGGCTCGTCCAGCACCAGCAGCTTCGGCCGCAACGCGAGCGCCCTGGCGATGCCGATGCGCTGGCGCTGTCCGCCGGAGAACTCGTGCGGGTAACGGTTTCCGTGCTCGGGCCGCAGACCGACCGTGGCCAGCAGCTCCCGGACCCGCTCGCGGCCGCCCTTCTCGTACAGGCCGTGGATCCGCAGCGGCTCGGCGATGATCTCGTTCACCGGCATGCGGGGGTCGACCGAGGCGTACGGGTCCTGGAACACGATCTGCATTTCGCGGCGCAGCCGCTGCAGTTCCTTGCGGTTCAGCTTGCCCAGCTCGGTGCCCTCGAAGCGCACCTCGCCGTCGGTGGCTGGCTGCAGGTTCAGCACCACCCGCGCGGTGGTCGACTTACCGCAGCCGGACTCGCCGACCAGTGCGAGCGTTTCCCGCTCGTAGATGTCGAACGACACCCCGGACACGGCCTGCACCTCGCCGATCTGGCGCCGGATCAGGCCGCCGCTGCGCACTGGGAAGTGCTTGACGACGCCACGGGCCGACAGGACCGGGGTCTGCTGGTTCTGCTCCGGCAGCACATCTGCCGCGCTCTGGCTCATTCGTTCTTCTCCCCGGCGGCCACGGCTTCGGCGTCGTCCACCGAAGTCGGGTTGAACAGGTCAGTGGGTT containing:
- a CDS encoding ABC transporter permease, with the translated sequence MTATLDAAPVERWSVPFHRLYRAELRWIFRRPRTLIVLGLLALIPVIIGIGLTIAGDSAGGPSGGGGGDSLLPAAAGNALVLPLAALGFTLNLLLPLIAASSAGDALAGEASFGTLRGLMLAPVSRGRLLMMKASGVATFTLAATLLMAVVAMATGLVINGNGSLFTLSGNTLSFVDALGRVALAALWVTLQLWAVAAVALAISACTDHPMLVVVSMLAGVVVSSVLLLLSAVDWLHPFLLPRSWQAIADILRDPIPADQLGEGAIRAVCYIVIGLSLAYARLSTRDG
- a CDS encoding ABC transporter ATP-binding protein, giving the protein MTETLSVGAPAGAPTAGPALAARTRGLRKVYRTAVAVDQVDLDVPEGAVLGMLGPNGSGKTTTIRMLLGLVRPTEGEVELLGHRMPDAAGRALPHVGALVEGPGFHPFLSGRENLRRVAFAEPRLSSAAIPGAVDTALERVGLTHAAHRRYKGYSLGMKQRMGLASALLVPRRMVVLDEPTNGLDPAGTREIRKIIAELHAEGVTVLVSSHLLAEVEATCTHVAVLHDGTVVAQGELDELLESGSPSLEVSTPDSERALTALRDNRIAGRLTPDGVRADLTAATAPQVIETLVRAGIAVHEAKRARTGLEDLFARLTQRDSEIEGPRDVDEGAS
- a CDS encoding LolA family protein yields the protein MQPKTKAITAAVTGSALGVAGLAWLAMPATAGEAPQLPPVSAEELVQSVLTTKTPALNGTVDVENNLGLPVSSLPDGTSLDIDGARVLGDGAGNSKLSVEQGANERTVVRNGNTVWSYDSSDNTATKLTVPAEALQQQSGEFEVSDPATAATQLLAKVRESSTVTVEGTARVAGRAAYEMVLTPKPTERTLLREVRVAVDAEQRVPLRLAVMTYGTADPAFQVAFSDIAFAPQPASEFQFTPPQGAKVTEEQAPAQTPDREAAKDALTTTGDGWDTVVTGTFPAESLQPQQDGRGESVDPQALLAQFGKPVSGAFGTGYVITTKVVTALVTDDGRFAAGAVPEQVLIDALGAK
- a CDS encoding response regulator transcription factor — translated: MNPRILVVDDEPGVRKALHRGLRAEAMDVVTAPDGPTGLRLAQTGSFDVLLLDIMLPGLSGYRVLQALRAQGVTTPVLLVSAKDGEVDQADGLDLGADGYLVKPFSFVVLVAQIRAVLRRASAEGTRGPLRIGGLVVDRATREVRWNEDPVALSPREFSLLEVLVGRAGTVVTKDELLRAVWGDEQAATRNVVEVYVGYVRRKLDAVGAGALVRTVRGHGYLASDAALDEVLPG
- a CDS encoding sensor histidine kinase, producing MQFRITVPAAAVTLAFLLGLAIVAGRGLGPLRDSSVDTELTAALNPAAAVVSAGRTPAQPDGVTLRVLDTAGTPVDGRGPTGLGPGDVRALKAGQQVTVSRMRWLGSVVTAPDGQQRLVAAGTGLLGQDLTVEKAARWLLFAAAIGAVLAAIATWLVVRFALRRVSRMRRTVRALPTGERLPLPEADDELRALAADFNALLSRQEDISRRLRRFTGDAAHELRSPVASIRVQAEVAVANPDPELAQETLADILEEAERLSALLDGLLTLARSDAGELPPAEAVELLTEARAAADRLPPGSPPVRVTGVAGQVWAHAAHSEVELVLNNLLRNACRYASSQIVVSVLPGHSRVRLVVDDDGPGIPPEHRERVFDRFYRVGDDRARTSGGTGLGLAMVAETVRRRGGAVSVGESPEGGARFQVVWRASGNVSGS
- a CDS encoding (deoxy)nucleoside triphosphate pyrophosphohydrolase, with product MRVIVGAAIVRGASLLAQQRAYPREVAGLWELPGGRVEPGESEVDALRRECVEELGVEVSVGARVGPDVPLRAGLVLRVFAAALTDERARPEALDHKALRWLDEEGLDGVDWLPADQELLPALRLLLAR
- a CDS encoding type II toxin-antitoxin system Phd/YefM family antitoxin — translated: MATHGTKDYRRDMAAIHEEVVSTGEAAIITKDGKPYVKVVPVGEEDVLAELRRRGDIVWPTAVRVEVEPIHAGADDTTDVIAGSRR
- a CDS encoding PIN domain-containing protein; this translates as MILVADASFAAKVLLDEQGSDIARWWWRNDDATWLAPAIIAAEVEAAFGVHHRRHPKDFGAQRRKLASTTWAAMLDGIVLHKLDRTVTDEAVRLIQDHGPLRGADACYIAVAVLLAREPGVDVVLGSFDHQQRRAALEAGVPLTKPLP
- the trpS gene encoding tryptophan--tRNA ligase, with product MRLSGITPSGHPHLGNHLGAIRRWASDGGPGDLYFVSDLHAMTTTHNPGGLRARTSEMLAVLVAAGIPAEQVFVQSDLARELSALTWVLECTCSYGEAARMIQFKEKGSGQAGVRLSLLTYPVLMAADILLQGADEVPVGEDQNQHVELARALARRFNGAYGEVFTVPRPVLPPTGARVRDLADPARKMSKSARDAAGVVFVLDEPDLIRRKVRRAVTDAFTEVAYAPEERSGVANLLDILAGCRDARPADLATEFSSYGALKEAVADAVIETLRPIRERTAELLADPGELDRVRKAGAARAAERGEHRLNSAMRLIGAGT